The following are encoded together in the Ovis aries strain OAR_USU_Benz2616 breed Rambouillet chromosome X, ARS-UI_Ramb_v3.0, whole genome shotgun sequence genome:
- the USP27X gene encoding ubiquitin carboxyl-terminal hydrolase 27: MGTCSASEMLADHCFCQRSSRLGLWGDVSQPQGRFWTRISLYLWPRSAGGGCMDEGKDGERGGDDERAATATALPQAGRGTPLVCVAPAPPRPVAAPALRLGGGAAASGGGGAEEAETAETAEKAERKVEAEAKVEGKVEAAGKVEAAGKVDATGKVETVEGPGRRVELKLEPEPEPEPAREAEQEPKGEPKQEPEDENPARSGGSGGRDEVPLPTLPSDPPRPPDPSPRRSRAPRRRPRPRPQTRLRTPPQPRPRPPPRPRPRRGPGGGCLDVDFAVGPPGCSHVNSFKVGENWRQELRVIYQCFVWCGTPETRKSKAKSCICHVCGTHLNRLHSCLSCVFFGCFTEKHIHEHAETKQHNLAVDLYYGGIYCFMCKDYVYDRDIEQIAKEEQGEALKLQASTSTEVSHQQYSMPGLGEKYPTWETTKPELELLGHNPRRRRIASSFTIGLRGLINLGNTCFMNCIVQALTHTPILRDFFLSDRHRCEMPSPELCLVCEMSSLFRELYSGNPSPHVPYKLLHLVWIHARHLAGYRQQDAHEFLIAALDVLHRHCKGDDAGKAASNPNHCNCIIDQIFTGGLQSDVTCQACHGVSTTIDPCWDISLDLPGSCTSFWPMSPGRESSVNGESHIPGITTLTDCLRRFTRPEHLGSSAKIKCGSCQSYQESTKQLTMNKLPVVACFHFKRFEHSAKQRRKITTYISFPLELDMTPFMASSKESRMNGQLQLPTNSGNDENKYSLFAVVNHQGTLESGHYTSFIRHHKDQWFKCDDAVITKASIKDVLDSEGYLLFYHKQVLEHESEKVKEVNTQAY; encoded by the exons ATGGGAACCTGCTCAGCCTCAGAGATGCTGGCTGATCACTGCTTCTGCCAGCGCTCTTCGCGACTCGGCCTCTGGGGGGATGTTTCCCAGCCCCAGGGACGTTTCTGGACTAGGATATCTCTCTATCTCTGGCCCCGCAGTGCTGGGGGAGGCTGCATGGACGAAGGGAAGGacggagagaggggaggagacgaTGAAAGGG CTGCCACAGCCACCGCGCTCCCTCAGGCCGGACGGGGGACACCCCTGGTCTGCGTGGCCCCCGCGCCGCCACGCCCAGTGGCCGCCCCAGCCCTGCGATTAGGGGGAGGAGCCGCTGCCAGTGGAGGCGGAGGAGCAGAGGAGGCGGAGACGGCAGAGACGGCGGAGAAGGCGGAGAGGAAGGTGGAGGCGGAGGCGAAGGTGGAAGGGAAGGTAGAGGCGGCGGGGAAGGTGGAGGCGGCTGGGAAGGTGGACGCCACCGGGAAGGTGGAGACTGTGGAGGGTCCGGGACGCCGGGTAGAGCTCAAGCTGGAGCCCGAACCTGAACCCGAGCCGGCACGGGAGGCGGAGCAGGAGCCGAAGGGGGAGCCGAAGCAGGAGCCTGAGGATGAGAACCCGGCGCGGAGTGGCGGTAGCGGCGGCAGAGACGAGGttcctctccccacccttccctccGACCCCCCGCGGCCCCCCGATCCTTCCCCGCGGCGCAGCCGTGCCCCCCGCCGCCGACCCCGGCCGCGGCCGCAGACCCGGCTCCGTACCCCGCCGCAGCCTAGGCCAcggcccccgccccggccccggccccggcgcgGCCCTGGGGGCGGGTGCCTGGATGTGGATTTCGCGGTGGGTCCACCAGGCTGTTCCCACGTGAACAGCTTTAAGGTGGGAGAGAACTGGAGGCAGGAACTGCGGGTGATCTACCAGTGCTTCGTGTGGTGTGGAACCCCAGAGACCAGGAAAAGCAAGGCAAAGTCGTGTATCTGCCATGTGTGCGGCACCCATTTGAACAGACTCCACTCTTGCCtttcctgtgtcttctttggCTGCTTCACAGAGAAGCACATTCATGAGCACGCCGAGACGAAACAACACAACTTAGCAGTAGACCTTTATTACGGAGGTATATACTGCTTTATGTGTAAGGACTATGTATATGACAGAGACATTGAGCAAATTGccaaagaagagcaaggggaAGCTTTGAAATTACAAGCCTCCACCTCGACCGAGGTTTCTCACCAGCAGTATTCAATGCCAGGCCTCGGTGAGAAGTATCCAACCTGGGAGACAACCAAACCTGAGTTAGAACTGCTGGGCCATAACCCAAGGAGAAGAAGAATCGCCTCCAGCTTTACCATCGGTTTAAGAGGACTGATCAATCTTGGCAACACGTGCTTTATGAACTGCATCGTCCAGGCCCTTACCCACACTCCGATCCTGAGAGATTTCTTCCTCTCTGACAGGCACAGATGTGAAATGCCGAGTCCGGAGTTGTGTCTGGTCTGTGAGATGTCTTCGCTTTTTCGAGAGTTGTATTCTGGAAACCCGTCTCCTCATGTTCCCTATAAGTTACTGCACCTGGTATGGATACATGCACGGCATTTAGCAGGGTACAGGCAACAGGATGCACATGAGTTTCTCATTGCAGCGTTAGATGTCCTGCACAGGCACTGCAAAGGTGATGATGCTGGGAAGGCAGCCAGCAATCCCAACCACTGTAACTGCATCATTGACCAAATTTTCACAGGTGGCCTGCAATCTGATGTCACCTGTCAAGCCTGTCATGGTGTCTCCACCACAATAGACCCATGCTGGGACATCAGTTTGGACTTGCCTGGCTCTTGTACCTCCTTCTGGCCGATGAGCCCAGGGAGGGAGAGCAGTGTTAACGGGGAAAGCCACATACCAGGAATCACTACCCTCACGGACTGCCTGCGAAGGTTTACGAGGCCAGAGCACTTAGGAAGCAGTGCCAAAATCAAGTGTGGTAGTTGCCAAAGCTACCAGGAATCTACCAAACAGCTCACGATGAATAAATTACCTGTCGTTGCCTGTTTTCATTTCAAACGGTTTGAACACTCAGCCAAACAGAGGCGCAAGATCACTACATACATATCCTTTCCTCTGGAGCTGGATATGACACCGTTCATGGCCTCGAGTAAAGAGAGCAGGATGAATGGACAGTTGCAGCTGCCAACCAATAGTGGAAATGATGAGAATAAGTATTCCTTGTTTGCTGTGGTTAATCACCAAGGAACCCTGGAGAGTGGCCACTACACCAGCTTCATCCGGCACCACAAGGACCAGTGGTTCAAGTGTGATGATGCCGTCATCACCAAGGCCAGTATTAAGGACGTGCTGGACAGTGAAGGGTATTTACTGTTCTATCACAAACAGGTCCTGGAACATGaatcagaaaaagtgaaagaagtgaataCACAAGCCTACTGA